The DNA sequence TCCTTCTGTTTCTGTTTCGGCTTCGATGTCGAGCTCGATAAAGACCATCTGCCCTGACGAGCCGGTAAATGTCGCGCGAGCAATTCTACATCCTGAGTATGTGTAAACTTTTTCGTCTCGATCGACCATCATGTAGAATTCCGGAAGTGAATCTTCCAGGCCGAATTCATTTGAACTCTCATCACCACCTAAGATCAGCGGTAGCAATGTGTCGAGAGCTAACCGGCTCGCAGCCAGTTTGATAGAGCCGCTACAGCGTTTCTGACCCAGTCTGGTTCGTTCAGCGAGATGCTCGGTCGTACCAGTCGTGCCTCCTGTTTCGTCGATCGTCTGCGTTTCAATGAGCGATTCTGAATCAATAATTTCGATGGGGATTGAACTAGTGTCGAAAGGAAGGGCAGAGTCGATCGCCACACGCGTAAAAGTTCCGATTCCTAAAGTCATGGATTGTTTCCTTATTATTAAATAGCGTCTATCACAGTCATTATGTGGTCTCGCAGTTTTTCGGCCGCGGAATCCTGTAAGTCCTCAGAAATACCAATAAAAGGACGAGCAGGAATTGTTCCAGTTCCGTATTGGTGGAAGGCTGCGTAAAACACACTGGTTCCTAACAATGTTGAATCCTGTGTCACAGTTTCAATATGTCCTGAGCTGTTTGAGATGACGCTCTGCATCAGCTTCCCGGTATCGATCAGAGGACGCGTGCCTGGGTTATGCCCGGGAGGTCTGGGATGTTTAGGAGGTGCCCAGGCAATTCCACCAGAGGATTGACTGTCTAAGAAACCCTCACCCAGAGCACTTGCAAGATCATCATTCCACTTACTCAGGATGTCCGAAGCTTGAGGTTCCGCTAGTCTTTGGACGACTCCATTGAGGAATTCTCTGAGTTCGCTGGTTGTAATTGTTTCAGGCATCGTGAATGGTCCTTGATTTTTTTAATATTGAACCCTGCCAGGCTTTGCACATCGCTGCTTGAGAAGTGATTCCGATTCGTACTGATCTGATCGGCATAGAGTTCGACTGCCTCTGAAACATTGCTGGTTTTAAAACGCAGGCCACCAAAGACATTCGTGCTGACTTTGATAAATTCTGCTGCTTTCACTTCAATTTCATAACTCATTCGCGTGTCTCCCAACTGATAAACCACAGAGTAATTCCTGCATGAAATTCTCCCGCTTCGAACCAGCTGGGGTCGACCACCAGCCCGGGAGCGACATAACTGTTTACGATTGTGTCGACGCCTGCCAGACGAGGTGTGCGAAACTGTTTCAGAATGGCTTCATACCAACTCAGGTACTTGTTTCGATTGGCTGTCTGATTCTGGTTGTCTGTATCAACGATATAGATTCCTACCTGGTATTCGATCTGATCCCTCAAATTTGTACCTTGTGAAGGATTATGCCTGGGTGTTCCAGCTACAATCAGAATCGCAGGAAAATCGGTAACCAGAAAATTTCGAGTCGAAGGAACTTTTTGGATATGCACATGGTCATTGGCGATGTCAGTCAGATTTAGATTCTGTATTTCTGACCGGACTGTCGTGAGGATACTTTCAATAATCGCAGTCATTTCGCCCTCCGGCAGATACATCGCCAATGTGTTCGTAGACGGACACGGGTGACTGACATCACGCTGTAGACTACGCTATTCTGATCGGTGATCGTGTCCCCGGTTTCAATCTCTGCCCCATTCAATAACACGTTGGGGATATTCCAGACGATCCCCTCATGAGCAGAAGTCACCAGGCCTTTGGCTACGTCATTCCGAGTAAGATCTCTCATCCAGGCATGAGAGACTGTGGCCGAAGTAATCGAGTCATTATTCACTCCACGCCTGGTTGTTAGAGTGATCGGTTCTGTGCACGGAACTTTAAGGTAGAGCAAGTCCATTTGCTGGATAGACACCATCAGAGCACCACCTTCCGGTATCGCGAGAGGGATCCTTTGATGGAATCCAACAAACTGGCTTCAGCTTCAGATCCAGAAAGGGTGTAGCTGAAATCCTCGATGGACTCTGAATGAATACGCCCTGCATGATTGCGTGATTCCAACATCGCAGTGACCAGCCTGTTTGTTGCAAACTGGATATCCGCTGGCACGGTTTCCCATCCTGCGATATAAACGACTTTGATATTTCCTTTTCCTATTCCAGGAGAACTGGCAAGTTGTCCTCTTTGAGTCCTTTGAGGACGATTCCAGTCTGTACCCAGTCGGTAGAGAATTCCGCTGTCACTCACTTCTGTTGCTGAAGCATTATTCTTTCTTAGAACATAATCCGTCCCTGGTACCAGCAAACTGGATTCTGGAAAGGCATCTGTACCATCTCCGTAATACCCCTTGGGATCTATATAAACTGATGTAACAGACTGTACCGGACTCTGGTTCAGAACCAGGACTGGGGTTCCGGTCCCGCTGTAATACTCGGTATAACTTGCCTGTTCAATTTCCCGCTGCAGGTAGCCTTTGACCAATTCCTCTGACTGAGAAATCAGCAGGTCTATCACAGAGTCCAACGATGAATCACTGATTCCCTGCAATGTTTTAATTGTGGTCTTAGTCGTCCAGGTCATACTTCACAGCCTTCTGTGGGTCTACTGAGAGTATTTGCTTATCAATTTCAATTTGGTGTGGAAGGATGAAAAAACAGTTCATTCCTCTTTCGCCGTTTTAGTTGTCGATGAAGTGTGAGATGTCAGTTTGGTCTCATTTCTATTTTGGAAGAACGCCTGAGCGAACTCATATGATTTTCTGACATAGTGTGTTGCATCAAATCCATGATGCGTCGTTGCACACATCTGTATGAAAATCTGCTCTGCCAGACTGTCTATTTGAGTGTCTCTGACAGATTGCCTGGTACTGCGCGCCATGGAGATCTCTCCTTAAAGAAAAATGACGAAACTGGTATGAAGAGAATCAGGCAATTGCAGAATCCCTGATTTCATTCACGTATCCGGCTCCCTGCAGAATGTAAAAGCCCGTTCCAAGCTGTGCATTACTTCCGACATCTGTAACATCGAACGAAACGAAAGTGAAACCGTTATCTGTGTCCAGATCGGAGGCCTGGACTTCGATGGCGATTAACGACTCATTTTCTGCACTATCAATGGTCGCTGAGTCATAACTGGCGTCTGCTGCTTGCTCGACCAGACTGAACTGGCCGATGGCGTCGATGTCAGTCGCACCGACTTTGTGCCGGATGCGTGTGAAATTCAGGGCTTTCGAATTACCGGAAGAGGCCGCATCATGTTGTTGCGCTGATATAACCGGGTCATCGCCGGCAGTTCCGATTGAAGCCAGCATGACAAAAACGCAACGTTCATAGTTTTTAAGATTCACCCGATCTCCCGTATTGACAGCCGTAGAAAGGTCAACCGGCATGAAGGCGGGGATGATGTCATGCGATTCTAAGAATTCCTGATTGAACATTTAATTAAATCCTTTTATCTAAGGTAGAAAATTATGAATGTGCAGTGTGGAAGGCCGGATTAAGCTCGCGTAGCCAGAGTGACAAAGCTGGACTGCGTTGCGGTCCCTTTGTAGGGAGTCAATGGCTGAGTTTCCCAGGGTTTGCCATCAATACGCATAATAAACCTCAGTGCCAGCTGGTCAGTCAGGAACTCGACGTGCATCGATTCTGCCTGTTCGATGCCTCCTTTGCTGATGGTGATGTAATCATCAAGACTGGCGAGCATGATGTCTCCTTCGGTACCGAGCGTCTCATTAAACTCAGTGGGAATCACGGGCCGTCCCATTAAGGTCGCGTAAGATGCCTCTGACAGACCGGAAGGCGGCATATAAACTAACTGGCCTCCAGCGGTAGAAACTCCCAGGCTCATTTGATGAAGTTGCGGTTCAGTGTCCTGATTGATGAACCAGGCAGAATTTTTGCGAGAGGAAGCCCGCATTCTGCTCCACATATGCAGGATGTTCTCAGCGACGATACTGTTCGCTGCCTGTCCTGACTCTTTGGGAACCGTCACCCGGGCAGATGATTGCATGATTCCGAGTGGTTTTCCAACTCCGTTTCCGTTGAAGATGGATTCCCCGAGCATGAATTCCATTTCTTCAGTCACTTTTTTATTGACATACGCTTCGAGTGCCAGGCCGTTATCGTTGATAAGCTCTTCCGTAAGATAAACAAGAACAGCCAGCTTATTGAGTTTTAATGTCGTCTCACCGAGCTTGGGAGCCGCACCCGTGAGGGGATCTCCCTCTCCAACCCAGTAGGCACGCAGACCACCAGCGCGCGAACCATCGGATCGACTGGATTCTGGATCCGTTGGAAAGGTCATATTATTACCGGCTACCTGGTAGTGGTCGGTGCGACTGAAAATGTCGTTCTGGTAGATGTGGGTCAAAATCTCCTGATGAAATTCAGGTAAGATTGCGATTCCACCATCCGCTCCAACAACTTCCGACATTCCCTGGATCGCTTTGCACTTACCCCAGGAGTTCTTTGTTTTTGAGATCAGCTCGCTTCGATCTTTGAAACCGCAGCGAATAAATTCTCCGAAAGATTTAAATTCGGAATAAGGTTGATATCCGCTGGGAAAAGTACGCATTGATTTGATACGTTGTTGCTTTACATTTTTCGAGCTGGTGGAGTTTTCTTCCTCCTGTTCCCAATAGCTGGTCAATCTGCCCTGTGCATCATGTCGAAGGCCACTGATATCGGGGGCGTTTAACTGATCGACACTTTTGGTGAGACTTTCGATGTTGGAAGAGAGGGACTTTACTTTTTCCTCAAGAGTATCAGACATATGAATGTCCTTTCTAATAGAACGAAGGGTGAAGATGGTGGTTTACAGAAAGCAGCGACTGCGATTTCGCATAAATGAGACTGTCAAACTACTTTTTCTGAGCAGGTAGTAGATCGCAGATCTTTTGTTGAAGCACCGCTAGTGATTTCGAAAGTGACTCAACATGCTCTTCAAGTTTCTGATTACTGATGCTGACTGGTGCGTCATTTTGTAACTGGATTTCCTTCAGGATTTTCTCCATCAACTGACGCTGATCGCTTGAACCTCTCAGTGTTTTGTAATTCTGAAGTTGAGGTGATCCCATACTATTTGCGAATCTGTTTAGTTGTGTCTCCTTAACCAAAAGTGGAAACTCTGAGTGGAGTGGGCTTTTCATTGAATCAGGACTCTGAGGAGTGTGCTCAGAGTCACTCTGGGAAGGGAGATGCTTATATATTTTCTGATAAAGTTGGTTCAGATCATTCTGTTCGTCTTGAAGTGCCTGAAGAAAAGGTTTCAGACGTTGTTGAATTCGTTCGTTTTCCAGAATTGCTTCTGTAGAACTCACCTGATCTGTTAACTGACTGATCGAGTCTGAAATGAATCGAAGCAGTTGAGCGCCTAATGGTATCCGCTGGTTTTTGTCTTTAACCTCTATTTCCGCTTCACAGGTTTCATTAGATGCAGACTTAAATGAGATGCTCTGTGCTTCTTTTGGAGAATCGGAAAGTGGTGGATGATGAGCCTGTTGAGAGGCAGTCGATTTAATGGATCGACTGATTTCGACATTCGTCTTATTCGCAGCAGACCAACCTGGAATTGAGATCTGGTCAGCAGGTAAAACTGCCTGAAGTGACTTCAAGAGCGGTGCGGTGATTTTCCGGCCTTCAATAGTCCCTCGATCAAGTGTTCGAGCGATCGCATCGGGGTTAACTCCCAGTGCCCCCCAGGACCACTCGATCAATTCCCATTCTTCGAGAATAATCCCCGAACCTGCATTTGATGTCTTTCTAATAGCAGACTTGATGGGCAGGGCCCGCACAGAAGTTGCTCTCACCAGGCCTTCTGCGATCAGGTGGAATATCTGTAAAGATTCCAGACACTTGTCAGTAAAAAATGAAGTGGCTGTAATTTCGTGATCTGATACATGCAGAGCGAGTTTGCCGTCGGGCTGCTGACATTTGGCAATCGGGCGTGTGAGTTCTCCCAGACCATGTTCCCAAAGAACGACTGGGTTGTTGCGATAATTTTCGAGATGAACACCTCGAGGTACGATTACGTCACCTTCTCGGTCTTCGCGTGGAGTGTTGATGACAGCTCGCGCCGACATCAGTCGTACGTCTACGACTGGTTGAGTATGACAAAGGAGTGAGAGGTCAGACGACTGATCAGCGAAACTGCAGAAGGAACCGAATTTCTGTGTTCGGTCTTTAAGAATCGTCTGTAAAGAATTGTCCGCTTTTGAATTATTCACAGTTTGCCCCGTTGAGTAGAACTATTTATTTGCGACAGGGCAGTGTTTTAAGATTCGGCTCCGCGGGGTCAATAAGATTCGATTCGGTTTTTTCTTTTTTTATACCAAGTCAGTTGGTGAATGATCAGTGCCTGGTTTGGCCTGCGCCGTGTGCAGGAATCGATAGGCGAACGAGATGCATGGCATTCGAAGAGTCTCTCTGGCAGCAAGATCATTATGACTCTGAACTCTTTCAATACTTTAAGAGAATTCAGAGTAGTCGTCTTGAATCTGAGAGTGTTGAATAAGATGGCTCAATCTGCAAACTAATCGGACTGAATAGCAGAGAGCCGGATGAAAGACTCAGCTTAATCGGGGCTGACGCACCTGATAAAGCGAGGGAGTTACGGAGCGATCAAGCTGCACGTTTATGGGATTCAGAGTTGTCAGAGACTCCAACTGTATCAGCTGAGGTGTCCTCTTGTGTCTCCGAGGCAATTCGATTTGAATAAATACGGTCAATAAAATCTGGAAATTGATTCCATGCGCCGGGGGCCTGATTCCAGATCATAGCGATTTTACTGAAGAATGTCATTTCGTATCTGGCAATCACCAGGCTCTGGATCGTGTCATTGGGATCCAGGTCAGAAGCCGTCCATTGTCGAGAACAGAGGTCATAGGCAGGTTCGCCATCTCGACCATTAGAAGGAATATCATACAGGATCGCCAGCTCATTAGAGGCATTCAATTTAGCCGGAAAGCAGCGACAGGTTTGAGGGCGATTTTGGTAGATTCTGCAGCGGCCCAGCCCTTTGGGATGCTCATCATCAGGAAGGCATTCCATCAGAAATCGGCATTTTGTAGTTCCGGGGAATGAACTGCTGGGGATGTGTTTCAGGCAAATCACGAAAGGGGTTTCAGGATCGTCCTCAAACAGAAAATGAGGTGCCAGGTTACGTGAGATGAGTCCTTCGGTGTCTTCCCAGCGACAGGCGAAATCCCAGAAATTCAAGTTCTGGCGATGAGTGAAATGATGGATGTCTGCACCGGATATCGGAACTGCAAAAGAGCGACAACAACCAGAATGGCAGGAATCACAAATGCCCATTCGTTTTCTAACTTACCAAGAAGGAGCTGGCGAAATTGAATAACGACACAAGACGCATGTCTTTGAACTGAAAATAACGCTATCGCTATAATCGGCGTAATCAGCAAACTCGCTTGAGTTTATTCCTGATTCAGTACTCTTTGGAAAAAAAACTGACTAAAAAATACTGCGTAACTGCTATCAGGAAAAAGACTTAACGGCGTTGGACAGCCGCTGCATGCCTTCCCGGATTCCTTCCGGGTTTTGAACACCAAACGTTAACCGCATGTGATTTTTTGTGGGGCCAGCTGTTCATCGGGCGGGAGACCTTGGTCAACAGCATAAAATAATTCGCCGGGAACATACATTACTTTCTCTGTATGTACAGCGCGTTCGAAGAGAGGACTTTGGAACCCGGTTTCAATTGACTCGGGCAGGGTCATCCAGACGTAGAGTCCCCCATTTGGATGTACCCAATGAACACCAGGAATATCTGAAAAATATTCATCGGCGGCTTCCAGCATGCAGTCTCGTTTTTCGCGATACACATTTCGGAGGGTTGCAACGTGGTCGTAGTATAAATGATCGCTCATCACGCGAGTTAAAATATGCTGACTCAGATTCGTAGATCCAAAGTCATCATTTCCTTTCTTGTCGCGTATGGCAGCGCAAACTTCAAGCGGGGCAACCCCAAAGCCCACTCTTAAACCGGGGGAAAAACTTTTGGAAAAAGTTTGTGTGAGAATGACATTATCGCCGGAAGGATCGAAGCTACGTATACTCGGTGTTACGGGGCCGTCATAACAGAGTTCACGATAGGCGAGGTCTTCCAGGATGAAGATACGTTGTGACTTTGACCACTTGCGTGCGATGTCGACAATCTGCTGTCGCCGATCAATCGACAGGGAGAGACCGGAAGGATTTTCATAATCGCTTACTACGTAGATCATCTTGACTTTTGCCAGATCCCCCTGGGACTCCAGCATGTCGAGCGTTGATTCGAGTGAGTCCATTCGCATACCGAATTCATCTGTTTCGACAGATACGATGCGCGCTCCCAGTCCTTGGAGTACACCCAGAAAGACAAAATAGGTAGGAGCTGCAACCAGGCAGATGTCACCGGGATCGAGCAATATCTCACCGACCAGAGACAGATACTGCTGTGAGCCTGTGGTGGCAATGATATTATCCAAAGTGATTCCCAGCTCGTCAGCTGGTTTTTGTTCCAGATTAGATATATGGGACAGCAGCAATGTTCTTAAAGCGACTGATCCAGCCGTCGTTCCATACTGTAATGCTTCCAGTCCCATTTTGGGGGTGGTGAACAGGCTCTCCAGGGCCTGCCTGGTGGATTCTATCGGGAGGCTACTCTGGTCGACCAGGCCTGCTGCCAGAGACAGAACCCCCGGATTTTCTACACCCTGCTGCATGAGAAAACTGATGGGTAAATCGTGGCTCCAGGTTCTTTTTTTACTGAAACTGATATTACTGCGCGTGGACATGGTGCATGGCCTCTGGGAAATGGAACTTGCTTTTACCCGCAAATAAAGTTTGAATCAGCACATCGGTATAGAATTCAGCATAATCTTGATCCTCCTGATTTACCATGAACTTTGAGGTGACTGAATTGAAATCAGGGTTCATTGTCAGCATACTGAAATATAAATTTGCCTGAAGACAGGTCTGCTGCAGCTCACTCCACCCATGATACTTAATTCGTATTCAGAGCAGGAAACCACATCTTGAAATTGTTTATTTCCATTGCGACTCTGTCCATCGTCTTTTCTCTGAATACTCCACTTTCGGCAGCAGAATCAGCTGCTGAGCCCTTGCCTATAAACACGGGTCTGCATCCGGTCGACTGGATGATCATAGCCGTTTACGCAATTCTCACGATATTTCTGGGCTGGTACTTCAGTCGAGGGCAGGAAGATACTTCTGAATATTTTGTGGGCAGCGGTCAGATGAATCCGTTTCTGATCGGTGTTTCTCTCTTTGCCACACTCCTGAGTACAATCACTTATCTCTCTACTCCAGGAGAAATTCTGGGAAAAGGGCCCGTCTATCTGGTCAAAGACCTGGCAATGCCTTTCATTTTCATCATTGTTGGTTATGTGATGTTGCCGGTATATATGAAAAGTCGGGTTACCAGTGCATACGAACTTCTGGAAGAAAAACTGGGGCTCGGTATTCGTATGCTGGGAGCAGTCATGTTCCTGGGCTTGCGATTAATCTGGATGTCGTTGCTGGTCTATTTGACAGCAAAAGCGATCACGACAATGTTGAATGTCGGAGAGGAGTGGATTCCCTATATCGTTCTGGGTACAGGGTTGGTGGCCATTATTTATACCTCCCTGGGGGGCTTACGTGCTGTGGTCATCACCGATTTAATCCAGACGATTCTATTGTTTGGTGGAGCCTTGCTGGTGATTGCCACCATTACTTACCACCTGGGGGGCTTCAGCTGGTTTCCTACGCAGTGGGACTCTAACTGGGATACACAGCCATTTTTCAGTACTGATCCGGCGACACGCGTGACATATGTCGGCACATTTTTGTCTATTCTGATCTGGTATGTCGCTACCATGTGTGGAGACCAGGTTTCCGTGCAGCGATTCATGTCGACCCGGGATGCAGTAGCAGCACGACGATCTCTGGCTATCCAACTGACCGTTTCAGTGGTTGTGTCATTGACGCTGGCGATGGTTGGTTTTGCGTTGCTGGGGTATTTCAATGCGTTTCCGAGTGAAATTCCTGCCGGTATGGAGCTCAAAAAAGACGCGGATAAATTTTTCCCGCATTACATTGCAAATCATCTTCCTGTTGGAATCTCAGGGTGTGTAGTTTCAGCGATGTTTGCAGCAGCCATGTCCAGCATCGATTCCGGCGTGAACTCCATCACAGCAGTCGTAATGACAGACTTTTTGGATCGATTTGGTTTCAAGCCTAAAACAGAACGGGGTCATGTTTTATCAGCACGTCTGCTGGCCTTGGGAATTGGAGTCATCGTGGTTCTGTCCAGTTCATTGATGGGAAGTATTCCAGGAAACATCACTGCTGTGACGAATAAAACCGCGAACTTATTGACCACCCCTATTTTCTGCCTCTTCTTTTTTGCTCTTTTTATCCCTTTTTCCAAGCCCGCCGGCGTACTGGTCGGGGCAGTATTGGGAACGACGACTGCCGTGTTGATTGCTTTTTCAGGACCTATTTTTATCGAAAATTACACCTCTGATATGCCTGATCCGATCAGTTTTCAATGGATTGCACCGGCCGCGGTTTCAGTAAATATCGCCAGCGGTTGCCTGGTCAGTTATCTCATCGCCAGTGCACAACAAAAGAAGTCGGGAGTAAAACGGGATCTGACTTCCGATTAATTTGCCCCATTCATCAATGTGGGATCAGCACGCAGGTGTAACGCATCCATCAGGCTTTTTCCCGGTGGTAGACTGGGGGCCGTAGTATGATCTTCTGTTTGTGATTCAGAGTGAACAGGTTGCTTTCGGTCGGCGCTGACAATTTGGTCCCCCCCATTTTCTGGACCAAGAGGCGGTAGCCCACGAATCGCCCGCAATTCGTCTACTTTGATAATCTGGGCTCGAATATCTGTCGCCAGACGCTTTTCCAGCAGATCTGGATCATCAATTTGGGTCGCTTCGATTTCAATGGTCAGGTTCCTCCCGAACTGAGGGGCGAGATGCTCCGTATCATCTTCTGCCAGTAAATCCAGAATGGGTTGAACAGTCAGAGAAATGAACTGCTTTAAACTGGCGTAAAAAGCGGCATAACTTCCACCATCTGAGATTCCTGCAGCAATTCCAGGGACCCCATGTAAAGCCAGAATCGCATCTCTAAATTCGACGAATGAAGCGTTGTAGTCCATCTCCCGGGGAGTGGCCGTAAGTGAGACGACTTGCTCACCGGTTGTAAAGATCGCCTTGCCTGTATTTTCAGTACCCCCATATTTTTGATCAAACATCGCGGCTGCGGCTTCAAGTTCTTCTCTGGTTGGGCGCATATCCTTTCCGCAGGTGACGACAATTGATGGATCGGCTCCATTATTCATCTGAGCCCAACGAGCTGCATCGATCTGATTGGCTGAGTCGATCCAGCGGGCACCCGCGCTGACAGGAGATTGTCCGTCGTCCTGGTAAAGTGGATGGGGCCATCGCGTGATCTGTAGCTGTGAGAGTGGGATGACTTTTCCCAATACCTGCTGCAGTAGATGGTGTGAACTGGAGTAACTTGAAAAGTAGTCAAGATCATAGCGCGACGAAGGTGTCTGTATCCTATAGCCGCCTTCAGGCATATCTGTTGAAGGGGCAACTGGCGACGCGATCGCGGTGGGAATTACATAACGGTGGACAGTCTTCCCAAACTGATTGGGCACATTCCAGACGATACTTGTCCCAGTCAGTTGGAGTTGTAAGACACGCTCATAGCGGAAGGCTGCACCCGATTGAGTGGGATTGGGGTGTTTGAGAATCTGGCAAAGCGCATGATCGTTCGACAGAGGAATGGACGCACCGGCTTCACCGGCATACAAGCTTCGTGTAAGTCCATATCCAGCGTCCATTCTCAGGTGGCGTCGGAACAATTTTTGATTGGAATTATTTACAGTGTCATCGTAGACAGCCACCGAAGCTTGCATAGCCTGCAGGCAAATTGCCCGAATTGCAACAAACGTCCAACCAGTGAACTGTTCTGACTCCTCTCGATGGTCACTGTGCCATCTGCCTGGTTGGCCAGTCCCGAGTGCGGTTCGCAGTGCGACTGCGAACCGGTTTGATTTGAATCGTGCGGCAAGCTGTTTGAAGGGGTTCCACATGTTTTACTATCCTTAGATTGATAAAGGAGTATATTTCATTTTGTCTGCTGAATTTATCAGGCAACAATCAGTCTTCGCCGGGATTGATCACGTAGCGCACAGAGACAGTAGACGACTGCATCAGCCCGATCGGGAGAACGTCCCAATGTCTCCCTCAACGTTTTGCCCTGATAGTTTTCGTCAGACCCTCGCCGTCCTTTGGGGGTGATATAAAATTTTTCACCGTCATGCCCGGAGTATATTTTCTGAGGTGCTATCAGTTCTGCCCGCAGGCGTTCATTATCAGGCAAAGCGAATGGTATCATGCGGAAGTCCCCCGCCGGGTCAAGGCGTCTTGCAGCCTCTCCGTAGAGTTCGGCCCGTTTGTTGGCATATTTTTGAGTATCGATATCACTTGCTGAATTACTGTGAATTTCGATCACATGTACGTTTCGATTTTTTAGAGGATCACCGACTGCGTTCCCATAACCCCCTCCCCAGTCGATGGCCAACGGAACAATTCCCTGTTCTAGATCAACTCCGTATGTCATTGCGGTTTCGATTACCCACTCGAGCGTCTGCTGTGTATCTGCGAACTGGCATTCATGGATGGCTCGGATACCGTACCTGCCACCGACGGCAAGGACTGAGGTATCTCCAAATCGGGAAGCGGCGACATCCAGTCCAAAACCCTCAACTGGAATAATCTGATTCAACAGATGAATTGCAGACTTGTGTTGGTTTTCCGTAGCACGTCGCCAGAGATGATGCCAGCGTGTCCAGAATGAGACAGGTTCTACCAGCCAGTCTGAGAGAATGACCTGTTTCTCAGGATCCTGATCCGGAAACTTGCCTAGTGCATATACATTACGAATGAGTGGATCCGGATCGTTTAATAAGGATATAAATTCGTCGTAGCACGTCTGTCCGGGAATACGGGGCTTACATTGTTCGAAGTCTTTGGTTTCAATCGACGTACCATGCGAATAGAACCTGCTTCCGATTTTGATACCACCCAAGGGGGCGACTGGTTGTTCCAGGCAGGTCTCTTTCACATTTGTGCATTCCCAGCCACTGACGGTGATACAGCGTGTTTTACCATATTGGTCCACAATAGTTTGGGTGCGATCTGGTTCTATACTCGGAAAGGCATCTCGAAATGATCCCGAAAGTGTGGATGGATTGGAGAGAGCCAGAAATTTTTTTGCCTGAGTGTTGGCTAGTTTATATTTGTCTTCGAGATTCGGGGCCGTTGCCTCATCAAACCAGAAAAGAACATGTGGCGAGTGTGCGCCTCTGAAACCTTCAATATGCTTAGGGTTAGCCAGGGAAATAGAATGCTGTTGATGATCATAAATTCCCGAAGTCAACAATTTCCCTGGTGGCTTTACCGTCATCCGTCTCCACCATTTATCGACTTCCCCGTAGGCAATTTTCTGAGCCATCCTGAGTGAGTCTCGCGTAATTACAATTTTGGCATCGTCCCAGATATGAAAGTAAGTGCAACAGGCAATTCCTGCAGCAGCTCCCTTACCACAACCGGTGTTACCTTTGACGAATACGCGGCGAATAGTGGGATCGAATAGAGACTCCAGAATGTCCCATTGCCATTCATCCAGTTGGACACCAGGCCATTGTATTTCAACGTAGTGGCGAATCTGACCTGTTCGGGCTTGTTCAATGGCGGAATCCAAATTGGTGTCATCACCATTCTGTGTACGTTTTCTATGTTG is a window from the Gimesia benthica genome containing:
- a CDS encoding sodium:solute symporter family transporter; translated protein: MIIAVYAILTIFLGWYFSRGQEDTSEYFVGSGQMNPFLIGVSLFATLLSTITYLSTPGEILGKGPVYLVKDLAMPFIFIIVGYVMLPVYMKSRVTSAYELLEEKLGLGIRMLGAVMFLGLRLIWMSLLVYLTAKAITTMLNVGEEWIPYIVLGTGLVAIIYTSLGGLRAVVITDLIQTILLFGGALLVIATITYHLGGFSWFPTQWDSNWDTQPFFSTDPATRVTYVGTFLSILIWYVATMCGDQVSVQRFMSTRDAVAARRSLAIQLTVSVVVSLTLAMVGFALLGYFNAFPSEIPAGMELKKDADKFFPHYIANHLPVGISGCVVSAMFAAAMSSIDSGVNSITAVVMTDFLDRFGFKPKTERGHVLSARLLALGIGVIVVLSSSLMGSIPGNITAVTNKTANLLTTPIFCLFFFALFIPFSKPAGVLVGAVLGTTTAVLIAFSGPIFIENYTSDMPDPISFQWIAPAAVSVNIASGCLVSYLIASAQQKKSGVKRDLTSD
- a CDS encoding phage virion morphogenesis protein is translated as MPETITTSELREFLNGVVQRLAEPQASDILSKWNDDLASALGEGFLDSQSSGGIAWAPPKHPRPPGHNPGTRPLIDTGKLMQSVISNSSGHIETVTQDSTLLGTSVFYAAFHQYGTGTIPARPFIGISEDLQDSAAEKLRDHIMTVIDAI
- a CDS encoding phage major capsid protein translates to MSDTLEEKVKSLSSNIESLTKSVDQLNAPDISGLRHDAQGRLTSYWEQEEENSTSSKNVKQQRIKSMRTFPSGYQPYSEFKSFGEFIRCGFKDRSELISKTKNSWGKCKAIQGMSEVVGADGGIAILPEFHQEILTHIYQNDIFSRTDHYQVAGNNMTFPTDPESSRSDGSRAGGLRAYWVGEGDPLTGAAPKLGETTLKLNKLAVLVYLTEELINDNGLALEAYVNKKVTEEMEFMLGESIFNGNGVGKPLGIMQSSARVTVPKESGQAANSIVAENILHMWSRMRASSRKNSAWFINQDTEPQLHQMSLGVSTAGGQLVYMPPSGLSEASYATLMGRPVIPTEFNETLGTEGDIMLASLDDYITISKGGIEQAESMHVEFLTDQLALRFIMRIDGKPWETQPLTPYKGTATQSSFVTLATRA
- a CDS encoding aminotransferase-like domain-containing protein, encoding MSTRSNISFSKKRTWSHDLPISFLMQQGVENPGVLSLAAGLVDQSSLPIESTRQALESLFTTPKMGLEALQYGTTAGSVALRTLLLSHISNLEQKPADELGITLDNIIATTGSQQYLSLVGEILLDPGDICLVAAPTYFVFLGVLQGLGARIVSVETDEFGMRMDSLESTLDMLESQGDLAKVKMIYVVSDYENPSGLSLSIDRRQQIVDIARKWSKSQRIFILEDLAYRELCYDGPVTPSIRSFDPSGDNVILTQTFSKSFSPGLRVGFGVAPLEVCAAIRDKKGNDDFGSTNLSQHILTRVMSDHLYYDHVATLRNVYREKRDCMLEAADEYFSDIPGVHWVHPNGGLYVWMTLPESIETGFQSPLFERAVHTEKVMYVPGELFYAVDQGLPPDEQLAPQKITCG
- a CDS encoding phage portal protein yields the protein MWNPFKQLAARFKSNRFAVALRTALGTGQPGRWHSDHREESEQFTGWTFVAIRAICLQAMQASVAVYDDTVNNSNQKLFRRHLRMDAGYGLTRSLYAGEAGASIPLSNDHALCQILKHPNPTQSGAAFRYERVLQLQLTGTSIVWNVPNQFGKTVHRYVIPTAIASPVAPSTDMPEGGYRIQTPSSRYDLDYFSSYSSSHHLLQQVLGKVIPLSQLQITRWPHPLYQDDGQSPVSAGARWIDSANQIDAARWAQMNNGADPSIVVTCGKDMRPTREELEAAAAMFDQKYGGTENTGKAIFTTGEQVVSLTATPREMDYNASFVEFRDAILALHGVPGIAAGISDGGSYAAFYASLKQFISLTVQPILDLLAEDDTEHLAPQFGRNLTIEIEATQIDDPDLLEKRLATDIRAQIIKVDELRAIRGLPPLGPENGGDQIVSADRKQPVHSESQTEDHTTAPSLPPGKSLMDALHLRADPTLMNGAN